AGGTTGGTATTGGAACGCGTTCACCAAATGTATCATCAGAACTAGATGTCGTTTCGAATGACAAAGGGATTTTAATTCCCCGTGTTGCTTTAACTTCTACGAAGGATACCAAAACGATTAAGGGAAACGAGGGGAATGGTTATGAAAATAGTCTTTTGGTGTTTAATACTCTTGCGCAAAATGACATTACACCAGGATACTATTATTGGTATCAAGATAAATGGATGCGTATTTTAGATAAAGAAGCGCTGGAACAATACCTTACAACTTATGCGGGGAATGTGCATTATGATGGAAATACGTTGACTTTTGTCAATGAAAATGGGGATACTGTTACCATGGATATGACTACGATTATTCAAGGTAGTGAAACGGTAACTACTTTGGTGAAGGATCCATTAAACAATGGAAAATACATCTATACGAATGAGGCTGGTGTAGAAGTGGTGATTGACGTAACAACCGAGGTGACGAATAACTTTGAAGAAATCATCAACAGAACGGAAGTTCAAGAGATTTTAAATCAATACATCACAGAGAATGGCGGTAACATCCACTACGATGGAGGTTCATTTACCTATCTAGATGAGAATGGGAATACGGTTACCATAGATATGACTACCATTATTCAAGGCAGTGAAACAGTTACGACCTTAGTAAAAGACCCATTAAACAATGGAAAATACATCTATACGAATGAGGCTGGTGTAGAAGTGGTGATTGACGTAACAACCGAGGTGACGAATAACTTTGAAGAAATCATCAACAGAACGGAAGTTCAAGAGATTTTAAATCAATACATCACAGAGAATGGCGGTAACATCCACTACGATGGAGGTTCATTTACCTATCTAGATGAGAATGGGAATACGGTTACCATGGATATGACTACGATTATTCAAGGTAGTGAAACGGTAACTACTTTGGTGAAGGATCCATTAAATAATGGAAAATACATCTATACGAATGAGGCTGGTGTAGAAGTGGTGATTGATGTAACAACGGAGGTGACGAACAACTTTGAGGAAATCATCAACAGAACGGAAGTTCAAGAGGTTTTAAATCAATACATCACAGAGAATGGCGGAAACATTCATTATGATGGCGGTTCATTTACCTATCTAGATGAGAATGGGAATACGGTTACCATGGATATGACTACGATTATTCAAGGTAGTGAAACGGTAACTACTTTGGTGAAGGATCCATTAAACAATGGAAAATACATCTATACGAATGAGGCTGGTGTAGAAGTGGTGATTGATGTAACAACCGAGGTGACGAATAACTTTGAGGAAATCATCAACAGAACGGAAGTTCAAGAGATTTTAAATCAATATATTACAGAGAATGGCGGTAACATCCACTACGATGGCGGTTCATTTACCTATCTAGATGAAAACGGGAATACGGTTACCATGGATATGACTACGATTATTCAAGGTAGTGAAACGGTAACTACTTTGGTGAAAGACCCATTAAACAATGGAAAATACATCTATACGAATGAGGCTGGTGTAGAAGTGGTGATTGACGTAACAACCGAGGTGACGAATAACTTTGAAGAAATCATCAACAGAACGGAAGTTCAAGAGATTTTAAATCAATACATCACAGAGAATGGCGGTAACATCCACTACGATGGAGGTTCATTTACCTATCTAGATGAGAATGGGAATACAGTTACCATGGATATGACTACGATTATTCAAGGTAGTGAAACGGTAACTACTTTGGTGAAGGATCCATTAAATAATGGAAAATACATCTATACGAATGAGGCTGGTGTAGAAGTGGTGATTGATGTAACAACAGAGGTGACGAATAACTTTGAGGAAATCATCAACAGAACGGAAGTTCAAGAGGTTTTAAATCAATACATCACAGAGAATGGCGGTAACATCCACTACGATGGCGGTTCATTTACCTATCTAGATGAGAATGGGAATACGGTTACCATGGATATGACTACGATTATTCAAGGTAGTGAAACAGTTACGACCTTAGTAAAAGATCCTTTAAACAATGGAAAATACATCTACACCAATGAGCTGGTGTAGAAGTGGTGATTGACGTAACAACCGAGGTGACGAATAACTTTGAGGAAATCATCAACAGAACGGAAGTTCAAGAGATTTTAAATCAATACATCACAGAGAATGGCGGTAACATCCACTACGATGGAGGTTCATTTACCTATCTAGATGAGAATGGGAATACGGTTACCATGGATATGACTACGATTATTCAAGGTAGTGAAACGGTAACTACTTTGGTGAAAGATCCTTTAAACAATGGAAAATACATCTACACCAATGAGGCTGGTGTAGAAGTGGTGATTGATGTAACAACGGAGGTGACGAACAATTTTGAAGAAATCATCAACAGAACGGAAGTTCAAGAGGTTTTAAATCAATACATCACAGAGAATGGCGGTAACATCCATTACGATGGCGGTTCATTTACCTATCTAGATGAGAATGGGAATACGGTTACCATGGATATGACTACGATTATTCAAAGTAATGAAACAGTTACGACCTTAGTAAAAGATCCTTTAAACAATGGAAAATATATCTATACGAATGAGGCTGGTGTAGAAGTGGTGATTGATGTAACAACGGAGGTGACGAACAACTTTGAGGAAATCATCAACAGAACGGAAGTTCAAGAGGTTTTAAATCAATACATCACAGAGAATGGCGGAAACATTCATTATGATGGCGGTTCATTTACCTATCTAGATGAGAATGGGAATACGGTTACCATGGATATGACTACGATTATTCAAGGTAGTGAAACAGTTACGACCTTAGTAAAAGATCCTTTAAACAATGGAAAATACNNNNNNNNNNNNNNNNNNNNNNNNNNNNNNNNNNNNNNNNNNNNNNNNNNNNNNNNNNNNNNNNNNNNNNNNNNNNNNNNNNNNNNNNNNNNNNNNNNNNAATGAGGCTGGTGTAGAAGTGGTGATTGACGTAACAACCGAGGTGACGAATAACTTTGAGGAAATCATCAACAGAACGGAAGTTCAAGAGGTTTTAAATCAATATATTACAGAGAATGGCGGTAACATTCATTACGATGGTGGTTCATTTACCTATTTAGATGAGAATGGGAATACAGTTACCATGGATATGACTACGATTATTCAAGGTAGTGAAACAGTTACGACCTTAGTAAAAGATCCTTTAAACAATGGAAAATACATCTACACCAATGAGGCTGGTGTAGAAGTGGTGATTGATGTAACAACGGAGGTGACGAACAATTTTGAAGAAATCATCAACAGAACGGAAGTTCAAGAGGTTTTAAATCAATACATCACAGAGAATGGCGGTAACATTCATTACGATGGCGGTTCATTTACCTATCTAGATGAGAATGGGAATACGGTTACCATGGATATGACCACGATTGTTCAAGGCAGTGAAACAGTTACTACGATTGTCAAAGACCCATCAGGTACTTATACGTACACGAATGAGGCAGGTGTAGCGATGGTGATTGACGTACAGGCAGATGTTGTCAATAACTTCGAAGAAATCATTAATAAAACAGAAGTTCAAGAACTATTGACACAAGTGATCAATAACAACGGAGGTAATGTTCACTTTGATGAAGGAGGCTTTACCTATACAGATGAAAATGGTGCTTCTCAAACGGTTGATTTAACTACGATTGTTCAAGGCAGTGAAACAGTTACTACGATTGTCAAAGACCCATCAGGTACTTATACGTACACGAATGAGGCAGGTGTAGCGATGGTGATTGACGTACAGGCAGATGTTGTCAATAACTTCGAAGAAATCATTAATAAAACAGAAGTTCAAGAACTATTGACACAAGTGATCAATAACAACGGAGGTAATGTTCACTTTGATGAAGGAGGTTTTACCTATACAGATGAAAACGGTGCTTCTCAAACGGTTGATTTAACTACGATTGTTCAAGGCAGTGAAACAGTTACTACGATTGTCAAAGACCCATCAGGTACTTATACATACACGAATGAGGCAGGTGTAGCGATGGTGATTGACGTACAGGCAGATGTTGTCAATAATTTTGAAGAGATTATCAATAAAACAGAAGTTCAAGAGTTGTTGACACAAGTGATCAATAACAATGGAGGTAATGTTCACTTTGATGAAGGAGGCTTTACCTATACAGATGAAAATGGTGCTTCTCAAACGGTTGATTTAACTACGATTGTTCAAGGCAGTGAAACAGTTACTACGATTGTCAAAGACCCATCAGGTACTTATACCTACACGAATGAGGCTGGTGTAGCGGTGGTGATTGACGTACAGGCCGATGTTGTCAATAACTTCGAAGAGATCATTAATAAAACAGAAGTTCAAGAGTTGTTGACACAAGTGATCAATAACAACGGAGGTAATGTTCATTTTGATGAAGGAGGTTTTACCTATACAGATGAAAACGGTGCTTCTCAAACGGTTGATTTAACTACGATTGTTCAAGGCAGTGAAACAGTAACTACGATTGTCAAAGACCCATCAGGTACTTATACATACACGAATGAGGCTGGTGTAGCGATGGTGATTGATGTACAGGCCGATGTTGTCAATAACTTCGAAGAAATCATTAATAAAACAGAAGTTCAAGAGTTGTTGACACAAGTAGTAAACAATGTTGGTGGAAATATGACGTACGATGGTACTGGTTTTACGTATACAGATGGAAATGGTGATACTGTTGCGATGGATATGTCAACCTTTGTTCAAGGAAACGAAACAACCACCACTTTAGTAAAAGACGCTTCAGATAACGGGAAATATACCTATACCAACGAGACTAATACAACTGTAGAACTAGATATTCCTACAGACGTGATTAATAATTTTGAAACTATTGTTGCTGATGCTAATGTAGGAAATTTACTGCAACAGTTGGTGGTTAAATCAAATACTCTTGTAGAAACAGCGGTAAACTACGTTGTATTAGATGTAGATACTACTATAATAGTAGATGCAGAAGCAGCAGATGTGACAATAACCTTACCAGCAGCTACCTCTGAGAATAAAGGACGAATGATTACAATTCGAAAAATAGATGAATCAGATAATGCAGTCAATTTTAGTCAGCAAATTAAAACAAGTAAAACAGAAGGCTTTACTTCTATAAATTTTGGTATTACTGTAAATATTCAAAGTAATGGAAGTGTTTGGTATATGATTAATTAATAAGTTTTTTGAATTTTAATAAAGTTTGTGTGAAAAAATAAAAGTTATGAATAAAGAAGTGAAAAAAATAATAGTTATACTATTATTCGGATTAGGGACGACATACTTTGCTCAGGCGCAAATAGCCACTCAAAAAATAGGGCAAAATCCGATGAACATGCATGCTTCAGCGGTACTAGAAGTAGAACATAATCGCAAGGGAGTTTTGTTTCCCCGAGTAGCTTTAACTGGTTTGGAAGATAGAACAACTATAGCGTCACCAGCGAATGCACTGACTGTATTTAATACTGCCAAAGCAGGAACAGCCCCCAATGAGGTGACTGCAGGATACTATTACTGGAATGCTACAGGAAGCAAATGGGTGAAGCTACTAAGTCAGGAAGATGTTGTGGCTAGTGATACTGGTGGTCCTTGGAATAAACAAGGAACAACAACTTCAGCTACTTTGAATACCGAGGATATCTATCAAATGGGAAGCCTCGCAATTGGAGCAACTACGATATTACCCGTAGTAATTGGTACAACTAGTATACAGCCTAAGTTGCATATTGAAGGAGATGTATCTACTACGGGAAAATACTATACGACCAATAGTATGTATGCGGATTATGTATTTGAGAAATATTTTAATGGTAGTTCAACTATTAATGAAGCGTATGAATTTAAATCATTGGCTGATGTAAAGGATTTCGTTAAGAAAAATAATCACTTACCAGGAGTTACTCCTATCGGTGATTTAACGAAAACAACAACAGGTTATACGTTTGATATGACAGAGTTAGCGATTCAAAGTTTAGAAAAAATAGAAGAATTGTATTTGCATGTAATTGAGCAGGAGGAAGAACTAGGGCAGCAGCGAACTGAAATAGTATTTTTAAAGAAAGAAATGGACGAAACAAAAGAGCGCTTGGAAAAATTAGAAGCAGTGAAAAAATAAGAATTTGAAATTAGTTCCAATACACCATAGGATAGGTTTATTGGAGAAGAGTAAGGGTATACTTGCTTGTTTCTCTTGTAGTTGTTTTTAACTCTTTTTAGGTGAAATGGAATCCATGTCTTTGGAAAAGAATCATGGTAATGGTATGACTGAAAGAGTAGGAGATGACACTTTAGAGATAATACAAAGAGAATAAAGGAAATAGTACCCTTACTATTTGAAGATGAAAGGTACAATTGCTCTATATCTAAATTTAGGTATAGGGCAATTGACATATAATATTCTTGGGAATACCTTATGTTTTTTTAAGAAAAAACAAAGCAAAAAGACAGACGATATTACTTCATATAGATTCACTTTTTAGCTAAGATCTTTTCTACTGTTGAATCAAAAATGCACTAGAATGACTCAATTAGTAGTAGGCTTGTCGGGATAAAATAAAAAAGCGTAACTTTTGATTATAAAATTTCCTTTTATCTATTTTAATCCTGATGAAATAAGAATTATCTTTGCCTATTAAATTTTGTTAACGATGTTGAATCAGATTTTAACTCCTCAGATTATAAAAGCAGCCCAAGAGCTGTATGATGTAGTACTTGATAAAGTAGAATATCAAGTTACTCGAAAAGAATTTGAAGGAGATATTACAGTTGTTATTTTCCCATTTTTAAAACAGATTAAAGGTAATCCTATAGAAATAGGAACCAAAATTGGTGAATATTTAGTTGAAAACACAGCTGAAATAGAACGGTTTAATGTCGTAAAAGGATTTTTAAATTTAGTTGTTTCTGATGCGTATTATTTATCTTCATTCACTTCAATGTATGGAGAAGCACATTTTGGATACCAAACACCAGAAGCAGAGGACAAAGCAGTATTGGTTGAATATTCTTCGCCTAATACAAATAAACCTTTACACTTAGGACACGTTCGAAATAATTTACTTGGTTTTTCTGTAGCTGAAATTTTAAAAGCTTCAGGAAAGAAAGTGTATAAAACACAAATTATCAACGATAGAGGAATCCATATTTGTAAGTCCATGTTGGCTTGGCAAAAATTTGGTCAGGGTGAAACACCTGAATCAACGGGATTAAAAGGAGACAAGCTAGTTGGAAATTACTATGTGAAATTCGATATCGAGTATAAGAGTCAAATCAAAGATTTGATGGCGAATGGGATGACGGAAGATCAAGCGAAAGCTGAAGCACCAATCATCAAAGAAGCCAAACAAATGCTGTTGGATTGGGAAGCAGGTAAACCAGAAGTCATTGAGTTATGGAAAAAGATGAACCAATGGGTGTATGATGGTTTTGCCGTTTCTTATGCAAACTTAGGCATTGATTTCGATAAGAATTATTACGAAAGCAATACTTATTTATTAGGTAAAGATGTCGTTGAGGATGGATTAGCTCGTGGTGTATTCTTCAAAAAAGAAGATAATTCTGTATGGATTGACCTAACCGATGAAGGACTAGATGAAAAATTAGTACTTCGTG
The window above is part of the Myroides odoratus DSM 2801 genome. Proteins encoded here:
- the argS gene encoding arginine--tRNA ligase, with the protein product MLNQILTPQIIKAAQELYDVVLDKVEYQVTRKEFEGDITVVIFPFLKQIKGNPIEIGTKIGEYLVENTAEIERFNVVKGFLNLVVSDAYYLSSFTSMYGEAHFGYQTPEAEDKAVLVEYSSPNTNKPLHLGHVRNNLLGFSVAEILKASGKKVYKTQIINDRGIHICKSMLAWQKFGQGETPESTGLKGDKLVGNYYVKFDIEYKSQIKDLMANGMTEDQAKAEAPIIKEAKQMLLDWEAGKPEVIELWKKMNQWVYDGFAVSYANLGIDFDKNYYESNTYLLGKDVVEDGLARGVFFKKEDNSVWIDLTDEGLDEKLVLRGDGTSVYMTQDIGTAIQRVKDFPDIGGMVYTVGNEQDYHFKVLFLILKRLGFDWADSLYHLSYGMVDLPSGKMKSREGTVVDADELMEEMTSTARTISEDLGKLEGYSEEEKETLYKTIGLGALKYYILKVDPKKRILFNPEESVDFAGNTGPFIQYAYARIQSILRRADFDLSVVSPAIALDPKEKEIIKLLEDFPEVIQNAAKSHSPALVANYVYDLVKEYNSFYQSVSILGEEDLTLKTFRVQLSQKVGLVIQDAFSLLGIAVPNRM